TATTATTCATTAAGGGCGGGGTTGATGGGAATTTAGCAAAGAGATCAGAAAGGAGGAGAATAAAATGAAGGTTGTTGCGTTTAACGGGAGCCCTCGAAAGGACGGCAATACATCTATCCTTATCCAACATGTTTTCAACGAACTCGCAAAACAAGGTATGGAAACCGAATTGGTGCAACTGTCGGAAAAGGAACTCCGGGGCTGCATCGCCTGTTACAAGTGTATTGAAAATAAGGACCAACATTGTGCGGTAAAAAGTGACGCAGCGAATGAGTATATCG
This portion of the Deltaproteobacteria bacterium genome encodes:
- a CDS encoding flavodoxin family protein, which produces MKVVAFNGSPRKDGNTSILIQHVFNELAKQGMETELVQLSEKELRGCIACYKCIENKDQHCAVKSDAANEYI